From the genome of Triticum aestivum cultivar Chinese Spring chromosome 1A, IWGSC CS RefSeq v2.1, whole genome shotgun sequence:
TATGATCTCTTTATTAATCCAACGGACGGGATGCAACAAACATATTCTCAGTTCAACAAACTGCTCAAGAAAATGTCTGGTTTCATTCATTCTCTTAAACGACAAAGGAAAAAAAAAACTCTTAATGCTCATCTACATGAGCTGCGTCACTCTTTTCTTGACAGTGCGATTTAATTCCGAGAATACAAACCATGACATGATTCGAGACCGAGGTTCGTCGTTTGCCGCTGCGTCGAAGAAGAGACGTAACGCGTCCTTAAATGTCCTTCAAGAAGGGAATGGATTCTTTCCAGCGTTTCTTCGTGACGTCGACAGCTTCCATGGTGTACTTCTCATCCTCGGGATAGTATGCGATTGGGTCGTCCAGCAATGGGGCCTCAAGATTCAGAACGCCTTCTAGTGTCGCATGCAGACAATATGCTGAATAACTGATGTGGTAACCCCCTTCCTGGACAATCAACATTTGCCCATCGCTATGTCGATTAGCCACGCCCCTCATTATTTGTCCAATTTTCCTGTAACCATCCATGGTCAAGCACTGTCTTCCATTTGGATCAAACTGCATGGAGAAAATTCACAATTAGTTCGTCCAACGGAGTCATATAATTCAAGGCAGAAGATTATCATGCATGCAACATTACCTCAATCTTCAAGGTACAATTGCTACCATTTGATTTAGttctaaaaccacgacacttattttggatcggagggagtaatattttacGTTTAGTATATAACTTCCGTCCCACAGTATAGATTATCCAAAATGAATGATAATAAATCTAGATAGTAAACATACATTTAGCGCAAGTATATTTATTATCTTCCTTAGTATGAAGTTTATATAGTCCCACAGTCCCACACTGTGTTATACAAGATGGCAAGTAGGGGAACTGGGCCTTGCTCAGCTGGTGGGAGGTGCGGCTGCTAACGATGTTTGAATTCTCCACTTGAATTCGGGTGCCTATTTCTTATGTCAACAAAAAGTCACTTAGTTCCTATAGGAAATCTAGTTATTTTCACAACATGCTATGTGATACACTGATACCTATATTTTTTAACTTCACAATATATTTCAATTGCTAAAATGTGAATTTATCTTCTTGAGAGAAAAAAGAATACGAAACTGGACATGATTTAGCAGGATTGACAAGTAGAACATGTAGTGAACTAAGGACAACAAATAAGCATACTCAGCTCACCATGCTAGAATCTTGGCCAATGACAAAAACCAAAAGCTGAGGTTGAAACTTGTCAATCGCCGGGACAACCAATTCATTCATTGCATACTCATAGCCTTTATCCCCACTGCCATTAGGCAAAGGTATATTGAGATTGTACCCAAGCCCCTTGCCTTCCCCAATCTCATCAGCCGAGCCACTCTGCAGATGCGAAGGACCCCAAGTACCATGCTTCATGTGAAGAGAGATTGCCAACACGTTGTCCGTGCGATAGAAGCCCTCTGCGGTACCATTTCCATAGTGCACATCTATGTCAACAACGGCAACCTTTGCGCGGCCAGAATCCAGAGCCAGCTGCACAGCAAGCCCGGCGTTGTTCAGAAAGCAGTAACCGTCGGCATGGTCCGGCTGCGCGTGATGGCCAGGGGGGCGGACCAATGCGTAGGCTATCTTCCCATGCCCGTCTAGTATGTGCCTCACAGCTGATAAGGTTGTTCCGGCAGCCAGAAGCGCAGCGCCCCATGAACCAGAGTTCAAGAAAGTACCCTCACATAACTTCTTGGGTCCACTGGCATTCGCCTGCACGAGCTCCTCAATGTATTCTGAAGATCACAACAAGATTAAGGGTCCGTTAGGAACGCAGGAGAATTGCTGTAATTTTACAGGAACTGAACTATTTCCCGACTGAATATGAACATGGTTTCTGAATCCAAACGAGTAATTACAAGTTACAGAATACAGTAGTTCGTTTTGTCAATTCAAACGACATATAGATGTACTCCAAGGAGGATTAAGATAAGGGATATAATAAAGAATGATTGGCAGGTCGATAGGAGCTTTAGTACTCTAGGTTAGTTGACTTTGCGAGCAGATTTGGGGGCAGACCTGGGGAGTGGAAGGAGAGGAGGTCGCTGGCGTGGGCGGGGGTGCCGGAGTGCCAAGAGAGGAAGGGCGCGATGGGCCCGCGGCGGAGGATGGATACCATGTTGCGGACGCGGTCGGCGTTCTCCGGGTGGTGGTCGAGCACGTCGAGGAAGCCCGGGTCGCGGCCCGAGTCGAACACGCCGCGGCCGGCGTCGTGGGCCAGCATGCCCTCGTGCCAGAACACAGCCAGATTCTCCCCCGCCGGAAGCGCCCCCTCCGCAGCCGCAGGGACGGAGGACGAAGAGGAGTCCATCGGCGGCGACCGCCGGAGTTATCGGCGGTAGTTCGTGATGCTTCGACGTCTGTTGACCGAGACTCGAGTTTGACTCCCACAGAGAGATATCTGTTTTTTTAGGCAACAGAGAGCAAGAAACCTGGCCTACCCAGGCACCCCAATTACATGGGCCGTTCCGGGCCGGCAATCGTGCCGCGCTATCTGGCCCAGACACGGCACAGCAATAAAAGGGGTCGGCCCACCGGCATGTTTAGTCACCAGCCCGTCTGATTTGGGCTGTTTTGGGTCTGTTTGGACTGTTTTGGGGCCAATATATAAAAAAGTTCTGAAAGAAAGGTAAACAGGCCGTGTCATGCCGACACTCATGCCCAGCCTCGTGGTCCAGACACGACCCCAGGTGGGCCACGTGCTGGCACGACCTAATTAGATACCTATCAGTGTTAAATCCGGCAGATCACGATAGGGAGTCCGAGTTGGTGATCTTGGCTAGATGGTGTTGAGTATAaggattattaggaagtatagtatagactaggatttggtcctactttgtcttgtactccaagttggtctttgtatgtactcctatatatatgcctacAAGGCTAAAGCAATACATCAAACCATTTCACGAATCCTCTCTCCCCTCTAACATGATATCAGCCTAACCGATCAAAACCCTAGCcacttgtcgggtggtaggtgcgacatatgtcaacgggtggcttatcattgtgggagccaataagacgtcgccggtgcctggaaacgggatgaggcgaagacatgcacgccggcgaatcttacccagtttcggggctctccgtggagataacacccctactgctgctctgcggggtctccgcatgatcactagatgaataagtagctacacgatgctccttgagctgtttggcgagaggaggaagaagggcaaggctcgctctcttctcctccctacgtggtgtctaaaactagcagggatcgatctctctttgcatggatgccccgggggtttatataggcctacccccccgggggcacaatggtaatccggctgggcgcggggcccagccgtctgtgtctacgctctccggcttctgcgccggctgctggggcccgccggcttgtgggtcccaccggctgccggctccttggtcgacaggcaggccccactgtccagggccttgtcggcggctggttactgttgcttaatcttggtgacgagggcttcaccgaggtgggcatggctacagtgccgccgcccggcgggcgatcgctgtagcctcaccgcgtcttgtctccttaatggggcgtcttcttcgagggaggtggcaagccggctgtggggagccggctctatcttgagccgactgggggaggcctggccgccttcgggtgtctctctgcccgaaggggcccaccgcccgtgggacACGCCGGCGGTCCGTCGTGGTTGACATCAGGgtcatcgtggcaacagtgccgcgccggacgggtcttggccacccgtacggcgcactgtgccaggcgtgctccgggattcgggggtggcaggcttcactatagccacgccccgtcacatcaccGTTATGTGAATGCAGACtttgagggtacgatcttgaccactttatgggagccggcttcttggagtcggccctctcgcggccggcttctcggagccggccctcccacgacgtttcttcatgagggctgaagtcgggccgccttccgatagccggcctagagacagccgacaaggggaaggcggccctgtgtcttggattcttgagggccgaatcggctcgtaatttcttcagaagggccaggggagccggctaggctacccatggttatttactccgacagtagtcctcgaagctgatcgagcttcgaggcggacaaagggacgagaagctaggTCAGCTTCCTATTCCGAGGGGCCGGCTTTCGCGTGTGCGCGTCGTCTTCGGAAAGCTCCGTTTCTTGTAGGCGGGAACGTGGGTCGCCTTGCGAGCTGACCCCGCGCCATTCCGCGGGCCACGTGGCGAGGAAgtcctgccaacgcacgcgcgcgacgggacgccgccgcaggcccgggcccgccactctggGGCCTCGGTCtgagcgcggatcttctgcggcccacatgGACCACTCGTCTCCCCGCGGCGGTTTTATTCTGCCATCAAggcacaataatcgcgggacgtgggggagtgggcgcagttgatccccacgttcccccacgctGCGCCTCCTCAGCTCGGCCACGCggtctataagtaggaggaggagggggagcgacagaGGCTCGCGCGCTCTCCCTCACTCCGCCCCTTCTCGCCCTCCTTCTTCTCTTCGCCGCAGCAACTCTTCGCAGCGCCGTTCCGCCGTCGCTTCGTCTTGCTCCCTGCCGCGGCAACCTTTTGCCACGCCGTTTCGCCGTCGCTTCGTCTTGCTCCCTGCCGCATTGCTcccatggcgttgtcgagctcgtgggatggctccaacatccacgaggaccacgtcgagttcctccaccGGACGCGGCGTCTGCCCGACGAGAATCTAGTGCGGGTTCGTcaagcgccggcgagggagatttcgtcggcaccggaggagggcgagcgggtgatcttctgctcgcactgcctgcgcggcttcggcctcccggcgagcggattccttcgagccttccttgaattctaccacctccagccgcatcacctcacgcccaacgcggtgatgctgctgtcggccttcgtcaccctgtgcgagggttttcttggagttctccccacgctcgagctctggggggagttcttccaaagcaagctcggcaccgtcgtcgcgggcgtgcccgccccctgcggagccttcattgccatgaggcgggcgagtgagaacaatccgttcccgtccattccgatgatccagtcggtgaagctttggcagaagtcttatttatatgtgaagaacgtcgcccagcaaggcgactacgtcaacctgccggcttacgtagccggcctgccggctgggaggcaaccttcgtggagctaccgggccaggtcgctgtctcaggccgggaacacagccgtctcccggcttcgagtgatgatccagtcggagggcctgaccggggccgacttggtggcctccttcgtggagcgccgggttcttccgctccaaggccggcctcacatgatctgccagatgagcggccgcttcaaCCCGTGCTGgttgagcaccagggagatgcctcacgcagaggtgtcttacatggtgaattacatctccaactgcaagctcgccgaggattggcgatacggcaaggagccgtattcccgcgccaaccctccgccttccgtaagttctttcttcttttcttcctttttgtagccggcctcatgatagccgactcttgatcaattggtttgcttttagcagaaccctcttcttccgccgacagccggggccgcgggggtagagcgccagctcctccccgaccgcatgGTGGACGACGCCGatgatccggacctgggagcggccaccatggaagacgccatcgtgggggaaggcgacgaggccggaggcgcgggacTCGGGGCCAGCTTCgaagactggccggacgacgacgaggtcgaagtcgccccgcaccgccagccggcgcctgatcatcaaggcgcgggctcgtccgccgtgccggctgcccgtggcggcgcgcagaagcgcccgGCCGCatcgaccttcttcggcagccggccgaagaaatccaaggcttccatggcggcgaccaagcgggatgaggcggccgtgaaggcggcccgcttccacaAGGTGGTGAAGTAGCCGCAGGCAGTCTCTGCGTAAGTCGTTGAATGTCTTGCGTATATTATTTTTTGTCTTTTTCGTCCgaagctcttctaaacctttcttttcttgccggacagggcgccgctttctctcgagcgaggtcctgacggctccgtagtcgggccgactggagggtcctcaagctcccgccgcgtggacccctgcgccgaccttagggaggccacgaagcggaacgcgcgggaggcgcgggaggagcgggaggcggcggagcgaaggactgcccaggcgacgaaggagcaggccgacgcggcggccaaggcccgggcgaaAGCGGCAGccacggagacggaggcggaggcctcgcacaaccggCCTTCGCTGCTTGTTGTTCCCCTCCGCGCCATGGCCCCCAACATTCCCGTGCCCCcgccggaggaggtcgaccaaggcccGCCGGTGATGGAGGGGCGGGAGGACCAC
Proteins encoded in this window:
- the LOC123057774 gene encoding histone deacetylase 8, which encodes MDSSSSSVPAAAEGALPAGENLAVFWHEGMLAHDAGRGVFDSGRDPGFLDVLDHHPENADRVRNMVSILRRGPIAPFLSWHSGTPAHASDLLSFHSPEYIEELVQANASGPKKLCEGTFLNSGSWGAALLAAGTTLSAVRHILDGHGKIAYALVRPPGHHAQPDHADGYCFLNNAGLAVQLALDSGRAKVAVVDIDVHYGNGTAEGFYRTDNVLAISLHMKHGTWGPSHLQSGSADEIGEGKGLGYNLNIPLPNGSGDKGYEYAMNELVVPAIDKFQPQLLVFVIGQDSSMFDPNGRQCLTMDGYRKIGQIMRGVANRHSDGQMLIVQEGGYHISYSAYCLHATLEGVLNLEAPLLDDPIAYYPEDEKYTMEAVDVTKKRWKESIPFLKDI